In Nitrospirota bacterium, the following proteins share a genomic window:
- a CDS encoding insulinase family protein yields MRNATFCKEHLDNGIRVVAERIPAVKSVSLGIWVCAGSRDEQEKDAGISHFIEHMFFKGTAHRTAHDIALEIDSLGGELNAFTTRETTTFYVKVIDEHLSRGIEIISDLFLHSSLARKDMEKEKQVVLEELKMVEDDPEDYIHDMHSRLAWDGNPLARPIVGSVDTIQGISRNSMLDYIKRHYHPSDIIISAAGNFEFTNLLNLLNKSLGKLRRTVKENRRDKPELKNGIVVKNKSIEQIHLCLGTLGLPQNDRKRYALYALNSILGSSMSSRLFQEVREKRGLVYSIYSYLSSFTDSGLINIYAGTSKESLSLVLELVMKEIKRICRDGISRKEMNRVKNQMKGNLMLGLESTSNRMSRIARDEIYSGRFYTPDEIIGEINRITPSQIQSLVNDLFKSEYLSLAILGPVKKDVVSEDLLII; encoded by the coding sequence ACGGCATAAGGGTCGTTGCAGAGCGTATCCCTGCAGTAAAGTCCGTGTCACTCGGCATCTGGGTCTGTGCAGGATCAAGAGATGAACAGGAAAAAGACGCAGGCATATCTCATTTCATTGAGCATATGTTCTTCAAGGGCACTGCACACCGCACTGCACATGACATTGCCCTTGAGATAGACTCGCTCGGCGGCGAGCTGAATGCCTTTACAACCCGGGAGACAACTACATTTTACGTAAAGGTCATTGATGAACACCTTTCCAGGGGTATTGAAATCATCTCAGACCTCTTTCTTCACTCTTCCCTTGCCAGAAAGGATATGGAGAAGGAAAAACAGGTTGTTCTCGAAGAATTAAAAATGGTCGAGGATGATCCTGAGGACTATATTCATGATATGCACTCAAGGCTTGCCTGGGACGGTAACCCTCTTGCGAGGCCTATTGTCGGAAGCGTTGATACGATTCAGGGCATAAGCCGCAACAGCATGCTTGATTATATAAAACGTCATTATCATCCCTCCGACATTATCATATCTGCAGCAGGAAATTTCGAATTTACAAACCTTCTGAATCTGTTAAACAAGAGTCTGGGTAAATTAAGGCGTACTGTTAAAGAGAACAGGCGGGACAAGCCGGAGCTTAAGAACGGTATAGTTGTAAAGAATAAGAGTATTGAGCAGATTCACCTGTGCCTCGGCACTCTCGGACTCCCCCAGAATGACAGGAAGAGATATGCCTTATATGCCCTGAATTCAATACTTGGCAGCAGTATGAGCTCGAGGCTGTTTCAGGAGGTGAGAGAGAAACGCGGGCTTGTGTACAGCATATATTCATATCTCTCATCTTTTACAGACAGCGGGCTTATAAATATCTATGCAGGCACCAGTAAGGAGTCTCTGTCTCTGGTTCTTGAACTTGTGATGAAAGAGATAAAGAGGATCTGCAGGGACGGGATCTCGAGGAAGGAGATGAACAGGGTAAAGAATCAGATGAAGGGTAATCTGATGTTAGGCCTTGAGAGTACGAGCAACCGTATGAGCCGTATAGCCCGTGATGAAATTTACTCCGGAAGGTTTTATACACCTGATGAAATTATAGGTGAGATAAACAGGATTACGCCTTCACAGATTCAGTCGCTTGTAAATGACCTGTTCAAGTCTGAATA